ACTGAGCACACCGCACTGAGCACACCGAGGAGCGCTTCCATGGGCCAGAGGGTTGTGGCCGGCCTGATCGTCACCGCGTTGGTGCTGGCACTGGTCGCTGCCGTGGCGCGGGTGTTCCTAAGCTGATCGCATGGACAACCTGCTCGGTCCCGGACCCACGTTGCTGCCCGACCGCCCGGAGGCGCAGGCCGCCGCCGAGGCGGGCACCGACCCAGCCAAGATCGTTCGCGCCTACCCCGACTTCAGCGAGGCGTGGGCGCTGCTCGCCGAGCGGGCGCTGCAGACCGGCGACCCCGTCGCCGGCTACGCGTTCGCCCGCACCGGCTACCACCGCGGCCTGGACCAGCTGCGCCGCGCGGGCTGGAAGGGCCACGGCCCGGTGCCCTGGTCGCACCGCGGCAACCAGGGCTTCCTGCGCGCGCTGGCCGCCCTGGCCAGGGCCGCCGACGAGATCGGCGAGACCGAGGAGCACGAGCGCTGCCGGAAGTTCCTCGCCGACAGCGACCCCGCGGCCCCGTCCGCCCTCGGCCTGAGCTGAGCCGCGTGGGAGCCGTGCGCGACGAGGTGGCGCGCAGGCTGAAGCGGTGGCAGAGCACGGCCTTGCCGATCGGCCAGGCCGCGCTCGCCGCCGGGCTGTCCTGGCTGGTCGCCACCGAGGTGGTCGGCCACGCCCACCCGTTCTTCGCGCCGATCGCCGCCGTCGTCTGCCTCGGCGTGTCGCTGGGGCAGCGGCTGCGGCGGGTGGTGGAGCTGGTCGTCGGCGTGTCCGTCGGCGTCGGCGTCGGCGACGTGCTGATCTCGTTGATCGGCTCGGGGACGTGGCAGATCGCGCTGGTCGTGGCGCTGGCGATGTCCGCGGCCGTGCTGCTCGACGGTGGCGCGGTGATCGCGCTGCAGTCCGGCTCGTCGGCGGTGCTGGTCGCCACGCTGCTGCCGCCGAGCGCGGGCGGCGGGCTGGACCGGATGGTGGACGCGCTGGTCGGCGGCCTGGTGGGGCTCGCCGTGACGGCGCTGCTGCCCGCGAACCCGCTGACCGTGGCGCACCGGCAGGCGAAGGTGGTGTTCGGCGAGCTCAGCGAGGCGCTGCGCGGGGTGGCGGCGGCGGTGTCCGACCACGACGCCGTGCGGGCCG
This genomic window from Saccharothrix sp. HUAS TT1 contains:
- a CDS encoding DUF3151 domain-containing protein; translated protein: MDNLLGPGPTLLPDRPEAQAAAEAGTDPAKIVRAYPDFSEAWALLAERALQTGDPVAGYAFARTGYHRGLDQLRRAGWKGHGPVPWSHRGNQGFLRALAALARAADEIGETEEHERCRKFLADSDPAAPSALGLS
- a CDS encoding aromatic acid exporter family protein produces the protein MGAVRDEVARRLKRWQSTALPIGQAALAAGLSWLVATEVVGHAHPFFAPIAAVVCLGVSLGQRLRRVVELVVGVSVGVGVGDVLISLIGSGTWQIALVVALAMSAAVLLDGGAVIALQSGSSAVLVATLLPPSAGGGLDRMVDALVGGLVGLAVTALLPANPLTVAHRQAKVVFGELSEALRGVAAAVSDHDAVRAAGVLARLRDSQEAVDEFASALKTGGEIATIAPIRRRRRHELGRYETAATPVDYALRNTRVLARRALAALRDGERMPDVLPDVLRQYADAVDVLRGELGRGEVPERARSAVCAAASATTHRLGGEGFSTRVVLAQVRSVAVDLLQATGLSRADAVGSLPPLTRKGGNDSSKT